A DNA window from Maribellus comscasis contains the following coding sequences:
- the istB gene encoding IS21-like element helper ATPase IstB, whose product MNEVTLTRMKQMKLHGMHGAFKTAVETGKTDDYTIDQFVSMITDAEWDDRNNRKIERLIKNARFHYKATIENVVYEHTRNIDRTKLLRLAECDFINKNENVLISGSTGAGKSYIATALGYQACIEGYRVLYFNTTKLFSKLKMAKADGSYLKELAKMARHQLIILDDFGLQPLDSQNRIALLELIEDRHNKGSMLVTSQLPVSKWYEIIGEKTIADAILDRLIHQSHRIELMGESMRKKRNIYSE is encoded by the coding sequence ATGAACGAAGTAACATTAACACGAATGAAACAGATGAAGCTCCATGGTATGCATGGGGCTTTTAAAACAGCTGTCGAAACAGGTAAAACCGATGATTACACCATCGACCAGTTTGTATCGATGATAACAGATGCCGAGTGGGACGATCGCAACAACCGCAAGATAGAGCGATTGATAAAAAATGCAAGGTTCCACTATAAAGCAACCATTGAAAACGTGGTGTACGAACATACAAGAAATATCGATCGGACAAAACTGTTAAGACTGGCTGAATGCGATTTTATTAATAAAAACGAGAATGTATTAATATCGGGCAGCACCGGTGCCGGCAAAAGCTACATTGCAACAGCCTTAGGGTATCAGGCCTGTATCGAGGGATACAGGGTTTTGTACTTTAATACAACCAAGCTGTTTTCTAAACTAAAAATGGCAAAAGCCGATGGATCTTATCTCAAAGAACTTGCAAAAATGGCCAGGCATCAGTTAATAATACTCGATGACTTTGGCCTGCAACCCTTAGATAGCCAAAACCGGATAGCTCTGTTAGAGTTAATTGAAGATAGGCACAATAAAGGATCTATGCTTGTAACATCACAGCTGCCCGTTAGTAAGTGGTATGAAATAATCGGGGAGAAAACGATTGCCGATGCCATACTTGACCGGTTGATCCATCAATCGCACAGGATTGAGCTGATGGGTGAATCGATGAGAAAAAAACGAAACATTTATAGTGAATAA